The following proteins are encoded in a genomic region of Populus trichocarpa isolate Nisqually-1 chromosome 13, P.trichocarpa_v4.1, whole genome shotgun sequence:
- the LOC7489686 gene encoding transcription factor Pur-alpha 1 isoform X1 has product MEMEKNSLDTDALLVRKKIEIEHSSFCFDLKENSERQYLQISQMDGFSILLLSSGISCFLKAFDCFSSTSFEHQEEGSNRDKELKINGKVFCFSAGQDHRGRFLKVSEALTSTDCKNIVIPCRKNKNNGLQLFMRTLQEIDTTARVLFPPYQQQQIYILSEQSVELADAKTEFIMSHNAQNSSTSQSNKVFARYESSSCCDSKIMRIGQKQFCFDLGNNEKGHFLKISEGRGTCRSFVIIPLSQLKQFNEMTGHFLDITNDLYSREGHLIDRNFKKYSPLQVSKNQVSNAEDESCTVVSHES; this is encoded by the exons ATGGAAATGGAGAAGAACAGTTTAGACACAGATGCTTTGCTTGTCcgtaaaaaaatagagatagagCACAGCTCCTTCTGTTTTGATCTGAAAGAGAATTCTGAAAGACAGTACCTCCAAATATCACAAATGGATGGTTTCTCAATTTTGCTTCTTTCAAGTGGCATTTCATGCTtcttaaaggcatttgattgcTTTAGCTCCACTTCTTTTGAACACCAAGAGGAGGGTTCTAACAGAGATAAAGAATTGAAGATCAACGGCAAG GTGTTCTGCTTCAGTGCTGGACAGGATCATCGTGGTCGTTTTTTAAAG GTTTCAGAAGCATTAACTAGCACAGACTGTAAGAACATTGTCATTCCTTgcagaaaaaacaagaacaatggTTTACAATTGTTTATGAGGACACTACAAGAGATTGATACAACTGCAAGAGTTCTTTTCCCTCCATATCAG CAGCAACAAATTTATATTCTGTCAGAACAGTCTGTGGAGCTTGCAGATGCCAAAACTGAATTTATAATGAGCCACAATGCTCAGAACTCTTCAACATCACAATCAAATAAGGTGTTCGCTCGTTATGAAAGTAGTAGCTgttgtgattcaaaaataatgagaataGGCCAGAAGCAATTTTGCTTTGATCTTGGAAACAATGAGAAGGGTCATTTCTTGAAGATATCTGAG GGGAGAGGTACATGCCGATCTTTTGTAAtaatccccttgtctcagctgAAGCAGTTCAATGAAATGACGGGTCATTTCCTTGATATAACCAATGATTTGTATTCCAGAGAAGGTCATTTGATTGACAGAAATTTCAAGAAGTATAGTCCTCTCCAAGTAAGCAAAAACCAAGTATCGAATGCTGAGGATGAATCTTGTACGGTTGTATCTCATGAGAGTTAA
- the LOC7489686 gene encoding transcription factor Pur-alpha 1 isoform X2 yields the protein MEMEKNSLDTDALLVRKKIEIEHSSFCFDLKENSERQYLQISQMDGFSILLLSSGISCFLKAFDCFSSTSFEHQEEGSNRDKELKINGKVFCFSAGQDHRGRFLKVSEALTSTDCKNIVIPCRKNKNNGLQLFMRTLQEIDTTARVLFPPYQQQIYILSEQSVELADAKTEFIMSHNAQNSSTSQSNKVFARYESSSCCDSKIMRIGQKQFCFDLGNNEKGHFLKISEGRGTCRSFVIIPLSQLKQFNEMTGHFLDITNDLYSREGHLIDRNFKKYSPLQVSKNQVSNAEDESCTVVSHES from the exons ATGGAAATGGAGAAGAACAGTTTAGACACAGATGCTTTGCTTGTCcgtaaaaaaatagagatagagCACAGCTCCTTCTGTTTTGATCTGAAAGAGAATTCTGAAAGACAGTACCTCCAAATATCACAAATGGATGGTTTCTCAATTTTGCTTCTTTCAAGTGGCATTTCATGCTtcttaaaggcatttgattgcTTTAGCTCCACTTCTTTTGAACACCAAGAGGAGGGTTCTAACAGAGATAAAGAATTGAAGATCAACGGCAAG GTGTTCTGCTTCAGTGCTGGACAGGATCATCGTGGTCGTTTTTTAAAG GTTTCAGAAGCATTAACTAGCACAGACTGTAAGAACATTGTCATTCCTTgcagaaaaaacaagaacaatggTTTACAATTGTTTATGAGGACACTACAAGAGATTGATACAACTGCAAGAGTTCTTTTCCCTCCATATCAG CAACAAATTTATATTCTGTCAGAACAGTCTGTGGAGCTTGCAGATGCCAAAACTGAATTTATAATGAGCCACAATGCTCAGAACTCTTCAACATCACAATCAAATAAGGTGTTCGCTCGTTATGAAAGTAGTAGCTgttgtgattcaaaaataatgagaataGGCCAGAAGCAATTTTGCTTTGATCTTGGAAACAATGAGAAGGGTCATTTCTTGAAGATATCTGAG GGGAGAGGTACATGCCGATCTTTTGTAAtaatccccttgtctcagctgAAGCAGTTCAATGAAATGACGGGTCATTTCCTTGATATAACCAATGATTTGTATTCCAGAGAAGGTCATTTGATTGACAGAAATTTCAAGAAGTATAGTCCTCTCCAAGTAAGCAAAAACCAAGTATCGAATGCTGAGGATGAATCTTGTACGGTTGTATCTCATGAGAGTTAA
- the LOC7489686 gene encoding transcription factor Pur-alpha 1 isoform X3, with the protein MEMEKNSLDTDALLVRKKIEIEHSSFCFDLKENSERQYLQISQMDGFSILLLSSGISCFLKAFDCFSSTSFEHQEEGSNRDKELKINGKVFCFSAGQDHRGRFLKVSEALTSTDCKNIVIPCRKNKNNGLQLFMRTLQEIDTTARVLFPPYQQQQIYILSEQSVELADAKTEFIMSHNAQNSSTSQSNKGRGTCRSFVIIPLSQLKQFNEMTGHFLDITNDLYSREGHLIDRNFKKYSPLQVSKNQVSNAEDESCTVVSHES; encoded by the exons ATGGAAATGGAGAAGAACAGTTTAGACACAGATGCTTTGCTTGTCcgtaaaaaaatagagatagagCACAGCTCCTTCTGTTTTGATCTGAAAGAGAATTCTGAAAGACAGTACCTCCAAATATCACAAATGGATGGTTTCTCAATTTTGCTTCTTTCAAGTGGCATTTCATGCTtcttaaaggcatttgattgcTTTAGCTCCACTTCTTTTGAACACCAAGAGGAGGGTTCTAACAGAGATAAAGAATTGAAGATCAACGGCAAG GTGTTCTGCTTCAGTGCTGGACAGGATCATCGTGGTCGTTTTTTAAAG GTTTCAGAAGCATTAACTAGCACAGACTGTAAGAACATTGTCATTCCTTgcagaaaaaacaagaacaatggTTTACAATTGTTTATGAGGACACTACAAGAGATTGATACAACTGCAAGAGTTCTTTTCCCTCCATATCAG CAGCAACAAATTTATATTCTGTCAGAACAGTCTGTGGAGCTTGCAGATGCCAAAACTGAATTTATAATGAGCCACAATGCTCAGAACTCTTCAACATCACAATCAAATAAG GGGAGAGGTACATGCCGATCTTTTGTAAtaatccccttgtctcagctgAAGCAGTTCAATGAAATGACGGGTCATTTCCTTGATATAACCAATGATTTGTATTCCAGAGAAGGTCATTTGATTGACAGAAATTTCAAGAAGTATAGTCCTCTCCAAGTAAGCAAAAACCAAGTATCGAATGCTGAGGATGAATCTTGTACGGTTGTATCTCATGAGAGTTAA